From a region of the Candidatus Binatus sp. genome:
- the aroF gene encoding 3-deoxy-7-phosphoheptulonate synthase: protein MIVVMKAHASEAEIQAVVRMVEDLDYNAHIIRGVERTVVACVGDERGEKHQLTHLESVAGVERVMPVVRSFKLASREVRPEGSRIKVGNAEIGGPRITVIAGPCAVESEAQIEAAADAVKAAGAHALRGGAFKPRTSPYSFQGMEDEGLVLLEHAGRRVGLPVVTEIMDPHDIELVAEHSDMLQVGARNAQNFSLLRRLGRINKPVLLKRGMSMKLEEFMMAAEYILSEGNPNVVLCERGIRTFETATRNTLDLNAVPLLKEWTHLPVLVDPSHGTGIYSLVAPMALAAIAAGADGLLIEVHPHPESALSDGPQQLKPSRFADLMKALKPLAEAVGRTL from the coding sequence TTGATCGTCGTAATGAAAGCGCACGCCAGCGAAGCGGAAATTCAGGCGGTGGTCAGGATGGTCGAGGATCTCGACTACAACGCTCACATTATCCGCGGCGTCGAGCGCACGGTTGTCGCATGCGTGGGCGACGAGCGTGGCGAGAAGCATCAACTGACGCATCTGGAATCGGTAGCCGGGGTGGAGCGCGTGATGCCGGTGGTGAGGTCGTTCAAGCTGGCGTCGCGCGAGGTGCGGCCCGAAGGCTCGCGAATCAAGGTCGGCAACGCTGAAATCGGAGGCCCGCGAATCACGGTGATCGCGGGACCGTGCGCGGTCGAGAGCGAGGCGCAAATCGAGGCCGCGGCCGACGCGGTCAAAGCCGCGGGCGCTCATGCTCTGCGCGGGGGAGCGTTCAAGCCGCGGACGTCGCCGTACTCGTTTCAGGGAATGGAAGACGAGGGGCTGGTGTTGCTCGAACACGCCGGGCGGCGCGTGGGATTGCCGGTGGTGACCGAAATTATGGATCCGCACGACATCGAGCTGGTCGCCGAGCATTCCGACATGCTGCAAGTCGGGGCGCGCAACGCGCAGAATTTCTCGCTGCTGCGCCGGCTCGGGAGAATCAACAAGCCGGTGCTGCTCAAGCGCGGCATGTCGATGAAGCTCGAAGAGTTCATGATGGCGGCGGAATATATTCTGTCGGAGGGCAATCCCAACGTCGTGCTGTGCGAGCGCGGGATTCGCACCTTCGAGACCGCGACCCGCAACACGCTCGATCTAAACGCGGTGCCGCTGCTCAAGGAGTGGACGCATCTGCCGGTGCTGGTCGATCCGAGCCACGGGACGGGAATCTACTCGCTGGTGGCGCCGATGGCGCTGGCTGCGATCGCGGCCGGCGCCGACGGATTGCTGATCGAGGTGCATCCGCATCCCGAGAGCGCGCTGTCGGACGGCCCGCAGCAGTTGAAGCCGTCGCGGTTTGCCGACCTGATGAAGGCGCTCAAGCCGCTGGCCGAGGCGGTGGGAAGAACGCTGTAA
- a CDS encoding toxin-antitoxin system YwqK family antitoxin, whose amino-acid sequence MNAKIALIILATTLFACKTVPSCPPGTRPVGEAPPKGSETACVKTVGGQEVKEGPYVLYHDDGSKMIQGEYHDGKQTGEWTMWYDNGQKQSIDHYQDGVQEGEHVGWYTSGKISATGMYKNGKREGVWKRWDPNGFKNWEETYKDDKKIS is encoded by the coding sequence ATGAACGCCAAAATCGCACTCATAATCCTCGCCACGACCCTCTTCGCCTGCAAAACCGTGCCGTCATGCCCGCCCGGAACCCGACCGGTAGGAGAGGCGCCGCCCAAAGGCTCTGAGACCGCGTGCGTGAAGACCGTGGGCGGCCAGGAGGTCAAAGAAGGACCCTACGTGCTCTACCACGACGACGGGTCAAAGATGATCCAGGGCGAATATCATGACGGCAAGCAGACCGGCGAATGGACCATGTGGTACGACAACGGACAGAAGCAGTCGATCGATCACTACCAGGACGGCGTGCAGGAGGGCGAGCACGTCGGCTGGTACACCAGCGGCAAAATATCCGCGACCGGAATGTACAAGAACGGCAAGCGCGAGGGTGTGTGGAAGCGATGGGACCCCAACGGCTTCAAGAATTGGGAGGAAACCTACAAGGACGACAAGAAAATCTCATGA
- a CDS encoding DNA repair exonuclease has protein sequence MPAKPHPHHPLRIVHTSDVHLESDTFGSGERGAYLRAVVRNAFARVIDIANDRNADMLLIVGDLFDSARVSEEGLAFAMATIGRAQMPVVMIPGNHDAHDERSIYAGLAPGAIPENLHLILEPEGRAIDFPELAARVWGRAIVEHTPDYRPLGGVPEREEGLWNIALAHGFFMEEGEIERSSPITPAEIERSRYDYVALGHVHVLGDVSQGSTRAFYCGTPAPLYSSENSGWVLWVNCVPGQPVSIERLMVRKSD, from the coding sequence TTGCCAGCTAAGCCGCATCCGCATCATCCACTCAGGATCGTTCACACTTCCGACGTTCATCTGGAAAGCGATACGTTCGGGTCAGGCGAGCGCGGCGCGTATTTGCGCGCCGTAGTGCGCAACGCATTTGCCCGGGTCATCGACATCGCCAACGACCGCAACGCCGACATGCTGCTGATAGTCGGCGATCTGTTCGATTCGGCGCGCGTCAGCGAAGAAGGCCTCGCCTTCGCGATGGCAACGATCGGACGGGCTCAGATGCCGGTCGTGATGATTCCCGGCAATCATGACGCGCACGACGAGCGATCGATCTATGCGGGCCTCGCGCCCGGCGCCATCCCGGAAAATCTGCACCTGATTCTCGAGCCCGAGGGCAGAGCAATCGATTTTCCCGAGCTTGCGGCTCGGGTATGGGGCCGCGCGATAGTCGAGCATACGCCGGACTACCGGCCGCTCGGCGGCGTGCCCGAGCGGGAGGAAGGACTCTGGAACATCGCGCTGGCGCACGGATTTTTCATGGAGGAAGGCGAGATTGAACGATCGTCGCCGATCACGCCGGCGGAAATCGAACGCTCGCGCTACGACTACGTGGCGCTCGGCCACGTGCACGTCTTAGGCGACGTATCGCAGGGCTCGACCCGCGCCTTTTATTGCGGAACGCCGGCGCCGCTCTATTCCAGCGAGAATTCCGGATGGGTGCTGTGGGTCAATTGCGTCCCCGGACAGCCCGTCTCAATTGAACGCTTGATGGTGCGAAAATCAGACTGA